A section of the Pseudomonas sp. FP453 genome encodes:
- a CDS encoding acetyl-CoA carboxylase biotin carboxylase subunit, giving the protein MIKKILIANRGEIAVRIVRACAEMGIRSVAVYSDADRHALHVKRADEAHSIGAEPLAGYLNPRKLVNLAVETGCDALHPGYGFLSENAELADICAERGIKFIGPSAEVIRRMGDKTEARRSMIKAGVPVTPGTEGNVADIAEALTEGDRIGYPVMLKATSGGGGRGIRRCNSREELEQAFPRVISEATKAFGSAEVFLEKCIVNPKHIEAQILGDSFGNVVHLFERDCSIQRRNQKLIEIAPSPQLTPEQRAYIGDLSVRAAKAVGYENAGTVEFLLAEGEVYFMEMNTRVQVEHTITEEITGIDIVREQIRIASGLPLSVKQEDIQHRGFALQFRINAEDPKNNFLPSFGKITRYYAPGGPGVRTDTAIYTGYTIPPFYDSMCLKLVVWALTWEEAMDRGLRALDDMRLQGVKTTAAYYQEILRNPEFRSGQFNTSFVESHPELTNYSIKRKPEELALAIAAAIAAHAGL; this is encoded by the coding sequence GTGATAAAAAAGATCCTGATCGCCAACCGTGGTGAAATTGCCGTACGAATCGTGCGTGCCTGCGCCGAGATGGGCATTCGCTCGGTCGCGGTCTACTCCGACGCCGACCGTCACGCGTTGCACGTCAAACGTGCCGACGAAGCCCACAGCATTGGTGCCGAGCCCCTGGCCGGCTACCTGAACCCGCGCAAGCTGGTGAACCTGGCCGTGGAAACCGGTTGTGATGCCCTGCACCCCGGCTACGGCTTCCTGTCGGAAAACGCCGAACTGGCGGACATCTGCGCCGAACGTGGGATCAAATTCATCGGCCCGTCCGCTGAAGTGATCCGCCGCATGGGCGACAAGACCGAAGCGCGCCGCAGCATGATCAAGGCCGGCGTACCGGTCACCCCCGGCACCGAAGGCAACGTCGCCGACATCGCTGAAGCCCTCACCGAAGGCGACCGCATTGGTTACCCGGTGATGCTCAAGGCCACCTCCGGTGGTGGCGGGCGCGGTATCCGCCGTTGCAACAGCCGCGAAGAACTTGAACAAGCCTTCCCCCGGGTTATTTCCGAAGCCACCAAGGCCTTCGGTTCGGCGGAAGTGTTCCTGGAAAAATGCATCGTCAACCCCAAGCACATCGAGGCACAGATCCTCGGTGACAGCTTTGGCAACGTGGTGCATCTGTTCGAGCGTGATTGCTCGATCCAGCGCCGCAACCAGAAGCTCATCGAAATCGCCCCAAGCCCGCAGCTGACCCCGGAACAGCGCGCCTACATCGGCGACCTGTCGGTGCGTGCCGCCAAGGCCGTGGGCTACGAGAACGCCGGCACCGTGGAGTTCCTGCTCGCCGAGGGCGAGGTGTACTTCATGGAGATGAACACCCGGGTGCAGGTGGAACACACCATCACCGAAGAAATCACCGGGATCGACATCGTCCGCGAGCAGATCCGCATCGCCTCGGGCCTGCCGCTGTCGGTGAAACAGGAAGATATCCAGCACCGTGGTTTTGCGTTGCAGTTCCGTATCAACGCCGAAGACCCGAAAAACAACTTCCTGCCCAGCTTCGGCAAGATCACCCGTTACTACGCCCCCGGCGGTCCCGGCGTGCGCACCGACACGGCGATCTACACCGGCTACACCATCCCGCCGTTCTACGACTCCATGTGCCTGAAACTGGTGGTGTGGGCGTTGACCTGGGAAGAAGCCATGGACCGCGGCCTGCGTGCCCTGGACGACATGCGCCTGCAAGGCGTGAAGACCACCGCCGCCTACTACCAGGAAATCCTGCGCAACCCGGAATTCCGCAGCGGCCAGTTCAACACCAGTTTCGTGGAAAGCCACCCTGAGCTGACCAACTACTCGATCAAGCGCAAACCCGAAGAGCTGGCCCTGGCCATCGCCGCCGCCATCGCCGCCCACGCAGGCCTGTGA
- a CDS encoding LysR family transcriptional regulator, translated as MRKSLMRMTLRQLQIFNEVCDLRSYSRAAEEMSLTQPAVSLQIRQLEELIGQPLFDYVGKKLYMTEAAEALQRASRDIFGRLENLDMQLSDMQGSLQGQLKLAIESSAKYFVPHLFAAFKRQHPEVQLHLTVVNRAQVIRRLSDNRDDLVIMSMVPQDMGLEFLPFLNNPIVAVAPPDHPLSLQGPLRLQDLEPYTLLVREQGSGTRMACEEYFKEKRVHFTQTVEVSSAEAQRECVSAGLGVALLTRHAVNLELASGGLKELPVEELPLYRSWCLVQAKAKRLSPVAHAFLGFIRSERAQISVLAERFAGQPRVLASGVPGSH; from the coding sequence ATGCGTAAGTCATTGATGCGTATGACATTGCGTCAATTGCAGATCTTCAATGAAGTGTGCGATTTGCGCTCGTACAGCCGTGCTGCCGAGGAAATGTCCCTCACACAACCCGCCGTCAGCCTGCAAATTCGCCAGCTGGAAGAGCTGATCGGCCAGCCATTATTCGATTACGTCGGCAAAAAGCTCTACATGACCGAGGCCGCCGAAGCCTTGCAGCGCGCCAGCCGGGACATTTTCGGGCGCCTGGAAAACCTCGACATGCAGCTGTCGGATATGCAGGGCTCGCTGCAAGGCCAGTTGAAGCTGGCGATTGAATCCAGCGCCAAGTACTTCGTGCCGCACCTGTTTGCCGCGTTCAAGCGCCAGCATCCCGAAGTGCAGCTGCACCTGACCGTGGTCAACCGCGCCCAGGTGATTCGCCGGCTGTCGGACAACCGCGACGACCTGGTGATCATGTCCATGGTGCCCCAGGACATGGGCCTGGAGTTCCTGCCGTTCCTCAACAACCCGATCGTCGCGGTGGCGCCCCCTGATCACCCCTTGAGCCTGCAAGGCCCGCTGCGCTTGCAAGACCTGGAGCCTTACACGCTGCTGGTGCGCGAGCAGGGTTCCGGCACGCGGATGGCCTGCGAGGAATACTTCAAGGAGAAGCGCGTGCATTTCACCCAGACGGTGGAAGTGTCATCGGCCGAGGCCCAGCGCGAATGCGTGAGCGCAGGGTTGGGCGTGGCCTTGCTGACGCGCCACGCCGTGAACCTGGAACTGGCCAGCGGCGGGCTCAAGGAGCTGCCGGTGGAAGAGCTGCCGCTGTACCGCAGTTGGTGCCTGGTGCAGGCCAAGGCCAAGCGCCTGTCACCGGTGGCCCATGCGTTCCTGGGCTTTATCCGCAGCGAACGGGCACAGATCAGCGTGCTGGCTGAGCGTTTCGCTGGGCAGCCACGGGTGCTTGCCAGTGGAGTTCCGGGTAGTCACTGA
- a CDS encoding PA3496 family putative envelope integrity protein, whose protein sequence is MARPYEDSNSAVKTRRQQEDQRRMAFRRAIEDRCEERQLLQSISDYPELHWQAPVAAQRNAQPAR, encoded by the coding sequence ATGGCCCGTCCCTACGAAGACAGCAACAGCGCCGTAAAAACCCGCCGTCAGCAGGAAGACCAGCGCCGCATGGCGTTCCGTCGCGCAATCGAAGACCGTTGTGAAGAACGCCAATTGCTCCAGAGCATCAGTGACTACCCGGAACTCCACTGGCAAGCACCCGTGGCTGCCCAGCGAAACGCTCAGCCAGCACGCTGA
- the hexR gene encoding transcriptional regulator HexR, translated as MNLLQHIAQSRHLLRKSELKVADHVLLDPAAVMHSSMADLAHSVGISEPTIVRFCRAIGCSGFQDLKLKLAQSLAAGASFGQFAIHEDDSVADYSLKIFDTTLHTLMEVREKLDPIELQKAVTAMSQAQRVEFYGFGASGAVAADAQHKFFRLLLTAAAYSDPHMQAMSAVTLKPTDVAICISQSGRSKDLLITANLVRESGATLITLCPSQTPLAELSTVNLAIDVHEDTEIYTPLTSRIAHLVVIDVLAMGVAMARGPSLVNHLKSVKRSLRSLRLSPKSVKALDD; from the coding sequence TTGAACCTGTTGCAACATATCGCCCAGTCGCGCCACCTGTTACGTAAATCGGAACTCAAGGTTGCCGACCACGTGCTGCTTGATCCTGCGGCCGTGATGCACAGCTCCATGGCCGACCTGGCCCACAGCGTGGGCATCAGCGAGCCGACCATCGTGCGCTTCTGCCGCGCCATCGGTTGCTCCGGGTTCCAGGACCTGAAACTCAAGCTGGCCCAGAGCCTGGCCGCCGGTGCGAGCTTCGGGCAGTTTGCGATCCACGAAGACGATTCCGTCGCCGACTACAGCCTGAAAATCTTCGACACCACGCTGCACACCCTGATGGAAGTGCGCGAGAAGCTTGATCCGATCGAGCTGCAAAAAGCCGTGACGGCGATGTCCCAGGCCCAGCGTGTCGAGTTCTATGGTTTTGGCGCATCGGGTGCGGTGGCAGCCGACGCTCAGCACAAATTCTTCCGACTGCTGCTCACGGCAGCGGCCTACAGCGACCCGCACATGCAGGCGATGTCGGCGGTGACGTTGAAGCCCACCGACGTGGCGATCTGTATTTCCCAGTCCGGGCGCTCCAAAGACCTGCTGATCACCGCCAACCTGGTGCGTGAAAGCGGCGCGACCCTGATCACCCTGTGCCCGAGCCAGACGCCGTTGGCGGAGCTGTCCACCGTCAACCTGGCGATCGATGTACATGAAGACACCGAGATCTATACGCCGTTGACCTCGCGCATCGCCCACCTGGTGGTGATCGACGTGCTGGCGATGGGCGTGGCCATGGCGCGCGGGCCGAGCCTGGTCAACCACCTCAAGAGCGTGAAACGCAGCTTGCGCAGCCTGCGGTTGTCGCCAAAATCCGTAAAAGCCCTCGACGACTGA
- a CDS encoding EAL domain-containing protein, which produces MTLSTDLLSPSAAPAQVIRKHYATEMAVERTRLLYQGSLLPTLLMLVNGLVCAWLLWNPKQYLLDSIWLVWLLALVAMRVIQVAAFDSAMPSRQAQPVWRRMFMLGSAVSGLTLATAAIALVPADSFMQQAWVFGLIGAATLSASVAYAVSLPAFLSFALPCLVPAILYLFWNGAPQQQGWGVLGLILLASLSVVAWQVNRLIQRGLLRRFQNQALIEHLQQAQQRSEQLNQELVREVEQRRQIEQELREAQTGLQDRVAQRSQELDAASLALNKSEARLAMALQASELGLWDWNLQTDEVHHTQLKELFGLEPEYVTAMLSHLKPRLHPDDLPLLKRALVEHLKGRSEDYQVEYRVRHGDGHWVWIEDRGRAVERAPSGRVTRMLGTRRDISASKVLEEQQRLASTVFEAASEGIVILDPDYKLIAVNQAFSRVTGFDIDDMLGRNVVELPSSRDARRHFPVIRQALLSHGTWQGELVETRKNGELYPQWLQLNVVRDVRGKVSHIVGFFADLSARRESEERMRYLTHYDELTGLANRSLFRERLREAHARVRQGGRSLALLHINLDRFKLLNDSLGHEVADQLLQKMARRLINALPEADTIARLSGDEFAVLFDAYGSLSSLARVATRLLAKLRVPVTVDGHELVVSASMGVSLLPDNAREISALVSQSNMAMQHAKHLGGNNFQFYTDSLQASTLERLQLENQLRKAIEDRQLTVFYQPKLCLATGKLNAAEALVRWEHPQWGMVPPGEFIGLAEETGLIVPLGEFVLRQACWQACEWQRQGLAPIRVSVNLSVHQLRQGKLVSLVRQVLEETGLDPQYLELELTESQLLDSVEHIIATFQQLRDLGVKLAIDDFGTGYSSLSYLKRIPVDYVKIDQTFIRGLGQGREDAAITRAIIAMAHGLALKVVAEGVEDQQQLDFLRGERCDEVQGYLISRPMQAEGLADLLRKNADFP; this is translated from the coding sequence ATGACCCTCAGCACCGACCTGCTCAGCCCTTCGGCGGCGCCCGCGCAGGTTATCCGCAAGCACTACGCCACCGAGATGGCGGTCGAACGCACACGCCTGCTGTATCAGGGCTCGTTGTTGCCCACCTTATTAATGTTGGTCAACGGCCTGGTCTGCGCCTGGCTGCTGTGGAACCCCAAGCAATACCTGCTGGACAGCATCTGGCTGGTCTGGCTGCTGGCGTTGGTGGCGATGCGCGTGATCCAGGTGGCGGCCTTTGATTCGGCCATGCCCAGCCGCCAGGCCCAGCCAGTTTGGCGGCGCATGTTCATGCTCGGCTCGGCAGTGAGCGGCCTGACCCTGGCCACCGCCGCCATCGCCCTGGTGCCGGCAGACAGCTTTATGCAGCAGGCCTGGGTATTCGGCCTGATCGGCGCCGCGACACTGTCGGCCAGCGTGGCCTACGCCGTGAGCTTGCCGGCGTTCCTGTCGTTTGCCTTGCCGTGCCTGGTGCCGGCGATCCTCTATCTGTTCTGGAACGGCGCGCCGCAGCAACAAGGCTGGGGCGTGCTCGGCCTGATCCTGCTGGCGTCCTTGAGCGTGGTGGCGTGGCAGGTCAACCGCCTGATCCAGCGCGGGCTGTTGCGGCGCTTCCAGAACCAGGCGCTGATCGAGCACTTGCAGCAGGCGCAACAGCGCAGCGAGCAGTTGAATCAAGAACTGGTGCGCGAAGTCGAGCAACGCCGCCAGATCGAGCAGGAATTGCGCGAGGCCCAGACCGGCCTGCAAGACCGCGTGGCCCAGCGCAGCCAGGAACTCGACGCCGCCAGCCTGGCCCTGAACAAAAGCGAAGCGCGCCTGGCCATGGCGCTGCAAGCCAGCGAGCTGGGCCTGTGGGACTGGAACCTGCAAACCGACGAGGTCCACCACACCCAACTCAAGGAATTGTTCGGCCTGGAGCCCGAGTACGTCACGGCGATGCTCAGCCACCTCAAGCCACGCCTGCACCCCGACGACTTGCCGCTGCTCAAGCGCGCGTTGGTCGAGCACCTCAAGGGCCGCAGCGAGGACTATCAGGTCGAATACCGCGTGCGTCACGGCGACGGCCACTGGGTGTGGATCGAAGACCGTGGCCGCGCCGTCGAGCGCGCGCCCAGTGGCCGGGTCACGCGCATGCTTGGCACCCGTCGCGATATCAGCGCGAGCAAAGTCCTGGAAGAACAACAGCGCCTGGCGTCGACGGTCTTCGAGGCGGCCAGCGAAGGCATCGTGATTCTCGACCCGGACTACAAGCTGATCGCGGTGAACCAGGCCTTCAGCCGCGTCACCGGTTTTGACATCGATGACATGCTCGGGCGCAACGTCGTCGAACTGCCCAGCAGCCGCGACGCGCGCCGCCACTTCCCGGTGATCCGCCAGGCGTTGCTCAGCCACGGCACCTGGCAGGGCGAACTGGTGGAGACGCGCAAGAACGGCGAGTTGTACCCGCAGTGGCTGCAATTGAATGTGGTGCGTGATGTTCGGGGAAAGGTCAGCCATATCGTGGGCTTCTTCGCCGATCTTTCTGCGCGGCGCGAATCCGAAGAGCGCATGCGCTACCTCACCCACTACGACGAGCTGACCGGCCTGGCCAACCGCTCGCTGTTCCGTGAGCGCCTGCGCGAAGCCCATGCGCGGGTGCGTCAGGGCGGGCGCAGTCTGGCGCTGCTGCATATCAACCTCGACCGTTTCAAGCTGCTCAACGACAGCCTGGGGCATGAAGTCGCCGACCAACTGCTGCAGAAAATGGCGCGGCGCTTGATCAATGCCTTGCCCGAGGCGGACACCATTGCGCGGTTGTCTGGCGATGAGTTCGCCGTGCTGTTCGATGCCTACGGCAGCCTGTCGAGCCTGGCGCGCGTGGCCACGCGGCTGTTGGCCAAGCTGCGGGTGCCGGTGACGGTGGACGGGCATGAGCTGGTGGTCAGCGCTTCGATGGGCGTCAGCCTGCTGCCGGACAATGCGCGGGAAATTTCCGCACTGGTCAGCCAATCGAACATGGCCATGCAACACGCCAAGCACCTGGGCGGCAACAATTTCCAGTTCTACACCGACAGCCTGCAAGCGAGCACTTTGGAGCGCTTGCAGCTGGAAAACCAACTGCGCAAAGCCATCGAAGATCGCCAGCTGACGGTGTTCTACCAGCCGAAACTGTGCCTGGCCACCGGCAAGCTGAACGCCGCCGAGGCGCTGGTGCGTTGGGAGCATCCGCAGTGGGGCATGGTGCCGCCGGGCGAGTTTATCGGCCTGGCCGAAGAGACTGGCCTGATCGTGCCGCTGGGCGAGTTTGTGCTGCGCCAGGCCTGCTGGCAGGCGTGCGAATGGCAGCGCCAGGGGCTGGCGCCGATCCGGGTGTCGGTGAACCTGTCGGTGCATCAGTTGCGCCAGGGCAAGTTGGTCAGCCTGGTGCGCCAGGTCCTCGAAGAAACCGGGCTGGACCCGCAATACCTCGAGTTGGAGCTGACGGAAAGCCAGCTGCTCGACAGCGTTGAACACATCATCGCCACCTTCCAGCAGTTGCGCGACCTGGGGGTGAAGCTGGCCATCGATGACTTTGGCACCGGCTATTCGTCCCTCAGCTATCTCAAGCGCATCCCCGTGGATTACGTGAAGATCGACCAGACCTTCATCCGTGGGCTCGGCCAGGGCCGCGAGGACGCGGCCATCACCCGCGCAATCATCGCCATGGCCCATGGCTTGGCGCTGAAAGTGGTGGCCGAAGGCGTGGAAGATCAGCAGCAGTTGGACTTCCTGCGCGGGGAGCGGTGTGACGAAGTGCAGGGCTATCTGATCAGCCGGCCGATGCAGGCCGAAGGGCTGGCAGATTTGTTACGGAAAAATGCAGATTTTCCTTAA
- the uvrD gene encoding DNA helicase II, with protein sequence MRDDLSLLLNSLNDAQRQAVAAPVGRQLVLAGAGSGKTRVLVHRIAWLIQVENASPHSILSVTFTNKAAAEMRHRIEQLMGISPAGMWVGTFHGLAHRLLRAHWQEAGLAQTFQILDSDDQQRLVKRVIRELGLDEQRWPARQAQWFINGQKDEGLRPQHIQASGDLFLATMRSIYEAYEAACARAGVIDFSELLLRALDLWRDNPGLLAHYQKRFRHILVDEFQDTNAVQYAWLRLLAKGGGSLMVVGDDDQSIYGWRGAKIENIYQYSEDFPDAVTIRLEQNYRSTAGILKAANALIANNTGRLGKELWTDGGEGEAINLYAAFNEHDEARYVVETIESALKTGLARSDIAILYRSNAQSRVLEEALLRERIPYRIYGGQRFFERAEIKNAMAYLRLLEGRGNDAALERVINIPARGIGEKTVEAIRDHARHADVSMWEAMRLLVANKGLTGRAAGALWVFVELIENLAAKCAEMPLHLMTQTVIEQSGLIAYHEAEKGEKGQARVENLEELVSAARAFENTENEEELTPLAAFLGHASLEAGDTQADEHEDSIQLMTLHSAKGLEFPYVFLVGMEEGLFPHKMSLEEPGRLEEERRLAYVGITRAMQNLVMTYAETRRLYGSETYNKVSRFVREVPKGLIQEVRLSNSVSRPFGGGQQQSASSLFAGSEIPETQFSLGQQVRHSVFGEGVILNFEGAGAQARVQVNFAEGSKWLMMGYAKLEAI encoded by the coding sequence ATGCGCGATGATCTCTCCCTTTTGCTGAACTCCCTCAACGATGCCCAACGCCAGGCCGTAGCAGCCCCCGTTGGCCGTCAGTTGGTCCTGGCCGGTGCTGGCTCCGGTAAAACCCGAGTGCTGGTGCACCGTATCGCCTGGTTGATCCAGGTCGAGAACGCGTCTCCCCATTCGATCCTGTCGGTGACCTTCACCAACAAGGCCGCTGCCGAGATGCGCCACCGCATCGAGCAGTTGATGGGCATCAGCCCGGCCGGCATGTGGGTGGGCACCTTCCACGGCCTGGCGCACCGCCTGTTGCGGGCGCATTGGCAGGAAGCGGGCCTGGCCCAGACCTTCCAGATCCTCGACAGCGATGACCAGCAACGCCTGGTCAAGCGGGTGATCCGCGAGCTGGGGCTGGACGAACAACGCTGGCCGGCTCGCCAGGCGCAGTGGTTTATCAACGGCCAGAAAGACGAAGGCCTGCGCCCGCAGCATATCCAGGCCAGCGGCGATCTGTTCCTGGCCACCATGCGCAGCATATATGAAGCGTACGAAGCGGCCTGCGCGCGCGCCGGGGTGATCGACTTCTCCGAGCTGCTGCTGCGCGCCCTCGACCTGTGGCGCGACAACCCGGGCCTGTTGGCCCATTACCAGAAGCGCTTCCGGCATATCCTGGTGGACGAGTTCCAGGACACCAACGCCGTGCAATACGCCTGGTTGCGCCTGTTGGCCAAGGGCGGCGGCAGCCTGATGGTGGTGGGCGACGACGACCAGTCGATCTACGGCTGGCGTGGCGCGAAAATCGAGAACATCTACCAGTATTCCGAAGACTTCCCGGACGCGGTGACCATCCGCCTGGAGCAGAACTACCGCTCCACCGCCGGCATCCTCAAGGCCGCCAACGCCTTGATCGCCAACAACACCGGGCGCCTGGGCAAGGAGCTGTGGACCGACGGCGGCGAAGGCGAGGCGATCAACCTGTACGCCGCGTTCAACGAGCACGATGAAGCGCGCTACGTGGTGGAAACCATTGAAAGCGCGCTGAAGACCGGCCTGGCGCGCAGCGATATCGCGATTCTGTACCGCTCCAACGCCCAGTCGCGCGTGTTGGAAGAAGCCTTGCTGCGCGAACGCATCCCGTACCGCATCTATGGTGGCCAGCGCTTCTTCGAGCGCGCCGAAATCAAGAACGCCATGGCCTACCTGCGTTTGCTGGAAGGTCGCGGCAACGATGCGGCGCTGGAGCGGGTGATCAACATCCCGGCGCGTGGCATCGGCGAAAAAACCGTCGAGGCGATCCGCGATCACGCACGCCATGCCGATGTGTCGATGTGGGAAGCCATGCGCTTGCTCGTCGCCAATAAAGGCCTGACCGGTCGCGCGGCCGGGGCGTTGTGGGTGTTTGTCGAGCTGATCGAGAACCTCGCCGCCAAGTGCGCGGAAATGCCCCTGCATTTAATGACGCAGACGGTGATCGAGCAGTCCGGGCTGATTGCCTACCACGAAGCGGAAAAAGGCGAGAAAGGCCAGGCCCGGGTAGAAAACCTTGAGGAACTGGTCAGCGCCGCCCGCGCGTTCGAAAACACCGAGAACGAAGAGGAACTGACCCCGCTCGCCGCCTTCCTCGGCCATGCCTCCCTGGAAGCCGGTGATACCCAGGCCGACGAGCATGAAGACAGCATCCAGCTGATGACCTTGCACAGCGCCAAGGGCCTGGAATTCCCGTATGTGTTCCTGGTGGGCATGGAAGAAGGCCTGTTCCCCCACAAGATGAGCCTGGAAGAACCCGGCCGTCTTGAGGAAGAACGCCGCCTGGCCTATGTGGGCATTACCCGGGCGATGCAGAACCTGGTGATGACCTACGCCGAGACCCGACGCCTGTACGGCAGCGAGACCTACAACAAGGTGTCGCGCTTCGTACGTGAAGTGCCGAAGGGGCTGATCCAGGAAGTACGCCTGTCCAACAGCGTCAGCCGCCCGTTCGGCGGCGGCCAGCAGCAGAGCGCCAGCAGCCTGTTTGCCGGCTCCGAAATTCCGGAAACCCAGTTCAGCCTCGGCCAGCAGGTCAGGCATTCGGTGTTCGGCGAAGGCGTGATCCTCAACTTCGAAGGCGCCGGCGCCCAGGCACGGGTGCAGGTGAACTTCGCCGAAGGCAGCAAGTGGCTGATGATGGGCTACGCGAAGCTCGAAGCCATCTGA
- a CDS encoding Tim44 domain-containing protein, giving the protein MKRFLSIAMALCIGLTMSLDANAKRFGGGKSSGAAPTHQTSQMAPSAGGMGGAAATAGAAGAAGAAAKAGGASRWLGPLAGIAAGGLLASMFMGGGFQGMQIFDMLILAVIAFVIFRFIAARRRKQQEHMAPAGAPMQREVFEQKPAMGSIFGGSAAPAAARPVINAPAWFNEERFVEAARSHFQSLQQHWDANEMDKIAEFVTPQLLEFLKRERAELGDAFQSTYIDDLRVQLEGVDDRADKTIATLTFSGVSKNSRFDQGEVFSESWNMERPQGENQPWLVAGIRQNG; this is encoded by the coding sequence ATGAAACGTTTTCTTAGCATCGCCATGGCGTTGTGCATCGGCCTGACGATGAGCCTCGACGCCAACGCCAAGCGCTTCGGTGGCGGCAAAAGTTCGGGCGCAGCACCGACTCACCAAACCAGCCAGATGGCTCCCTCCGCTGGCGGCATGGGCGGTGCAGCCGCTACCGCAGGCGCGGCCGGTGCTGCTGGCGCTGCTGCCAAGGCCGGCGGTGCTTCGCGCTGGTTGGGCCCTCTGGCCGGCATCGCGGCCGGTGGCCTGCTCGCTTCCATGTTCATGGGCGGCGGCTTCCAGGGCATGCAGATCTTCGACATGCTGATCCTGGCGGTCATCGCCTTTGTGATCTTCCGCTTTATCGCCGCCCGTCGCCGCAAGCAGCAGGAGCACATGGCTCCAGCCGGCGCGCCGATGCAGCGTGAAGTGTTCGAGCAAAAGCCGGCCATGGGTTCGATCTTCGGTGGTTCCGCAGCCCCGGCTGCTGCCCGCCCGGTGATCAACGCTCCGGCGTGGTTCAACGAAGAGCGTTTCGTCGAAGCGGCCCGCAGCCACTTCCAGTCCCTGCAGCAACACTGGGACGCCAACGAAATGGACAAGATCGCCGAGTTCGTGACCCCGCAACTGCTGGAGTTCCTCAAGCGCGAACGCGCTGAGCTGGGCGACGCGTTCCAGTCGACCTACATCGACGACCTGCGCGTACAGCTTGAAGGTGTGGATGACCGCGCCGACAAGACCATCGCCACCCTGACCTTCAGCGGCGTGTCGAAAAACTCGCGCTTTGACCAGGGCGAAGTGTTCAGCGAAAGCTGGAACATGGAACGCCCACAAGGCGAAAACCAGCCTTGGCTGGTGGCCGGTATCCGCCAGAACGGCTGA
- a CDS encoding RNA polymerase sigma factor, whose protein sequence is MLEKLFNQHASALHRYLLRKKCTPSLASDLVQDTFLRIAQLENMERILCAPSYLFRVAHNLMIDHHRRYGEKRFDSDAAAYFETLVDEASGPEEQALDALALEQLESLLERMPERTRDIFMLCRVEGMTHKETARYLRISTSSVQKHMAMALAKIGRALDPDQEG, encoded by the coding sequence GTGCTGGAAAAACTCTTCAATCAACATGCATCCGCCCTGCATCGTTACCTGTTGCGGAAGAAATGCACCCCCAGCCTGGCCTCGGACCTGGTGCAGGACACGTTCCTGCGCATCGCCCAGCTGGAGAACATGGAACGCATCCTGTGCGCGCCGTCGTACCTGTTTCGTGTCGCGCACAACCTCATGATCGACCACCATCGGCGCTACGGTGAAAAGCGTTTCGACAGCGACGCCGCCGCCTATTTCGAGACCCTGGTGGACGAAGCCAGCGGCCCGGAAGAGCAAGCGCTCGACGCCCTGGCCCTGGAGCAATTGGAAAGCCTGCTGGAACGCATGCCAGAACGCACCCGCGACATTTTCATGCTGTGCCGGGTGGAAGGCATGACGCACAAAGAGACCGCCCGCTATTTACGGATATCCACAAGCTCTGTACAAAAACACATGGCGATGGCGCTGGCCAAGATTGGCAGGGCGCTTGATCCAGACCAAGAGGGCTAA